The nucleotide sequence TGTTAAGAATCAGGATTGAGCAGATCCTTTATTTTGAAGCAGATAGGAATTATACTAAGTTGATTTTAAATAATGGGATTCAGTTTACTTTTGCAATTAATATAGGAAAGATAGAAGAAATACTCGAAAAGCAAGTAATAGGATGTAAAATGATTTTAATGAGGGTTGGTAAAAGCCATATTATTAATAAAAATCATATATTGCAGATAAATTTGCCGAGACAAAAACTATTATTGCTTACAGCAGAAGGAAAAGCCCGAGAGCTGATTATCTCAAAGGATCCATTAAAGACGCTGAAAGATTCACTGGAAAGTGAGATTCGTGAAGATTCAAAATCTTCAGAATAATCTTCATATTATTATAGTATGATAATACGAATAGGAAAAGCGAGCGATAATGACTATATAGTTTCTGATGACCACGTAAGCAGACATCATGCGTGTCTGATTCGAGGTGATCAGGGATGGTTTATTGAAGATACCCAATCGACAAATGGAACCTATGTTAACGGTTGTCAGATAATTAAAAAAAAGGTTTGTGCTTCGGATGTTATTGTTTTGGGCTACAGTTATACTTTGAATCTGAATCAGATTTTAAATTCCATTAATGACTATAGTGAAGAATTCTTGTCTCTCAAGAATGTTTATGATCAATATATTAACGCCAAAATACGTATTCAGTCAAGTAATCAGTTTAAAATAAGATTGTTCCAGTCTCTTCCATTTGCAATACCAGGTGTCGTGGGAATTGCTATTGGATTTTGGGGTAATGGTTCTCCCCAACTTTTTGGACTAAGTCTATCCCTTGCTATTTGTGCTCCAACTATAGGTATTTATTTAGGAGCTAAGCAATCTGCAAAAACTCCTAAATTATTGCAGGATATTTCGAATCAGTTTAAAATTGACTATGTTTGCCCAAAATGTGGAACTTTCTTGGGCGAAATACCTTGGGAGTCTCTACAAAACAAAAAACAATGTCCTGTATCATCCTGCAGAGCTAAATGGGTGAGTGAATAATCTTCGTATTGAAAATCATGCCTTTTGTACAAGAAAGCCTATAGTTGGATTAAGGTCCATCTCAATGTAAACTATTATTGAATAGTTTTTGTACATTTGCGTTGTAAATAATAGTGAAATAATATGGAAAAAGAAGAGGAATACACATTCGTCACAATCGATGATGGTGACTTTAACGATGTATCGGAAGGATTTATAGTAGATGTGGATGGTGAATTATCTTTTGATGCAATAATGCTTGATGAAGAACAGGTCGGTTCAGACTTAATCACTCTTTCAGATGATACTGTTTTTATGACTGATGCAGACGTGATTGATATGTCTTCGATGGATTTAGATGACTCGGATGCATCATTTATGTTATGATTTCAATCAAATGTCCATATTGTAACGTTGGACTAAAAATAGACGAAAATAAAATTCCGTCTACGATTGATTCATTTAAATGTCCAAAATGCAAAAAACCTATTGAGGTTTCTTTGCTTGGACAATATGGAGCTTTGACTAAAACAGAGACTCCTACTATTATTGTTAAACATCGGAACGCAAATGCTGGGAAAATAACGGTTCTTTCAAATTCAGTAACTCCTTTTCAAACCTTTTTATTAAACGAAGGATTACTTATTGCTGGTCGGAAATCCAATGCTTCCCAAGCTTCAATAGCAATTGAGACTATGGATAAATGCATGAGCCGTGAGCATATAAAAATAGAAGTTAAGCGAGAAGAGTCTGGAGGGTATAAGCATTATCTTTCTGATAATAACAGCAAAAACAGAACGTTATACAATAATAATTACCTGGAGAATGATGAAGTCGTTGTTTTGAAAGATAATGATGAAATAATTATTGGGAAAACAATTCTCCGGTTTAATGAATAAAGGAAGGAAAACAGGTAATGGATATAACGATGGGACAACCGTTTGCGGTATGTGAAAGAGGTGGAAGGCTGAATAATGAAGATTCTGTATATCCTCAGCCAGAAGTTTCTAATTCTAAACAACGATTATTTATTGTATGTGATGGAGTTGGGGGTGCAGAAAAAGGAGAGATTGCAAGCGCTTTGGCATGTGAATCATTGCAGACATATTTTAATACATTTCTTCTTGGAAATCCCACAGAAGCATTTATAAATCAGGCTATTCGCTATACTGAAACTCGATTCGATGATTATATTTCATCAAATCCTCAGGCTAAAGGTATGGCTACGACTATGGCGTTACTTTATGTTGGAACAAATGGCGTAATACTTGCCCATATTGGAGACAGTCGGATTTATCAGTTTCGCAAAGGAAAAATATTACATGAAACTGAAGATCATTCTCTAGTCAATTCATTGATTAAACTTGGTCGAATAAGACCAGAAGAAGGTATTAAGCATCCTCAAAAAAATGTAATTTTAAAGGCGATTAGCGGAACAGAATATCCTGTCCAGGCAGATATCACTTTAATTACGGACCTACATCCCGGAGATAATTTTTTTATGTGTTCAGATGGAGTTCTTGAATGTTTTGATGATAAATCTTTATCGAATCTATTTGAAAACAATGAGTCTTTAGACGTTTTAAAAACAGAAGTCCTCGAAGCCTGCAATAATGTTGCTCACGATAATTTCTCTTTTTTTATTATACCCGTAAACAATGTCCAAGAAACAGTGTCGATTAAGCATTTTATCCTCTCATTTTTTTATTCTTTTGTTTAAATTCAGTAAATTTGGCAGGACAATCTTTACATAAGTAATGATGGAACTACCTACCGGACATTATCTTCAAAATGGAAAGTACCAGCTGACAGAAGTAGTTGGGAGGGGAGGTTTTGGCATTACCTACAGGGGTATTTGGTTTACTGAGGTCAAGGGGGCTCTAGGTAAAGTAAAAACTGAAGTTCCTATATGTATTAAAGAGTATTTTTTTAAAGACTATTGTTATCGCGATGAACAATCATTTGCCGTAAAGGTGCATTCAGAAACCGGAAGGTCTCTGTTTGAAAAATTCAAAGAAAAATTAATTAAAGAGGCGAAAATCTTATCAGATGTTCATCATCCACATATTGTTAACGTACTTGAAGTATTTGAAGAAAACGATACGGCATATATTGCAATGGAATATATTCCAGGTTCTTCGTTAAAGTATTTGCTTGAACAAAATGGGCAATTGTCTGAAAATATTGTGCTTATTTATACGCATCAGATAGCCCAGGCGCTTCAATTTGTTCATGAAAAGAATATTCTCCATTTGGATATAAAACCAAGTAATATTTTAATTGACAAGGATGATAATGCCCGTCTTATTGATTTTGGGGTTAGCAAACGATATGATTTGGCTCAACAGGAGACTAGCACAACAATGCTAACGCTGTCTAAGGGATTCGCATCCATTGAACAATATGATGATGAAGGTACGCAGAATTTTTCTCCATGCCCTGACATCTACTCGCTTGGAGCAACTATGTATAATTTGCTTACCGGAAAGATTCCTACAGAATCAATTTTGCGTGCAACCAAACCTTTGCAAAAACCTTCTGAAATTAATCCTTCCATTTCAACCCGAACCGAAGCGGCTATTGTTAGGTCTATGGAAATTAATCCTGCAGACCGATTTCAATCTGTGAATGAATTTATTGCTGCTTTAGGCACTCCTCCTGAAAAAGAAATAAAAGAAATAATCAAAGAAAATAGTAAAACATTTACTGAAGAAGATATTACTGAAATATACCCTAAAATTCAGAAATCAGAAAGTCTTGATTCAATATCTGATAATACCTATACATTCCAAAAAGATAAAGGAGGGCATTTAATAGATAGTGAGGATGATACGATAATTCAAAAGACAGTTTTGCCACCTATAATTGCTCCTAAGAAAAAGTTATTAATACCGGTATTTGCATCGCTGTTACTGTTTACGGGTGCTGGAGTAGGTTTGACATTATTTAATTCAAAGTCGATTCAAGATCCGATTGATATAGATCGCGATAATAAGATTATAAAAAAATCATCGGATAAGTCCTTATTTTCAAAACCGACTAGCGATACATTAGTATTTAGTGACAGACCCGCTCATGAAACGAATATATTGTCTGTTAAAGAGTTAATGCCAAATAAACCTGCAGTTAAACTTACAGGACCTGATACTAATGCCAATGTTTCAACTGGAATTGAATCAGACATTACTTATACTGAATTAATAGGTTTTGGAAAAAAGAAACTGGCTGGCGGTGATTATCTAGGTGCGAGAGTTGATTTTACTAAGGCAAAAGAAATTTCATTAACGGAAGAAGTTCTTCTTTTTCTAATAGCATGTGACAATAAGGAAGAGGAGTCTAAAATTGTTGCACGTAAGGCTTTATATGAAGAGAAAATGGCTTTTGGTGCTTGCACCATTGTAAGAAATAAATCCACAGGTAGATATGGTGTGATTGATGAAAAAGGAGTAGAATGTATTCCTTGTATATACTTAAGTGTTGGGAAATCAGAAAAAGGAAGGGCTTTTGAACGAGAGGATAGCCTTTTTGATATATATAATTCAACATATGAATTAGTTAGTAAAGGTGTAACCTATTATTAAAAAGTAAGCGTATGAAGCGTTTTTTGCTATTAATTCTCTTATTTACTGTCCCCTTTAACCTTTTGGCGCAGAGGTTTTCCGAATATAATAAAAAAGGAGATGAGGCCTTGATTCGAAACGATGTAGCTGATGCTAAAATGTGGTTCGAAGAAGGAGTAACTTATTGCGATAGTTATAGTATTGAGAGATTAACAACTATTTGGGTAGAAAACGAATTGGTTAGATCTTCGATGAGAAGCCTAATGATTAAGTGTTTTAATTGCCTTAATATTCAAGCTACGGATAACGATACTACGGCTATGACGCGTTTGATAACATATTATGAAAAAGGAATAGGAATTCCACAAAGTCCTGAATTGGCCGAATACTGGAAAGAACAACTAAAAGCTAATACGTTGAATAATGATGCGAAACAGGTATCAAACAATATTGCTGCTGAAGTAAAGACAGAATCTACGCCTGTTAACTTGATGATAGGTTATAGTTATTCTCCTTCTGCGCCCTATGGGATGACATTGGGATTAATTGGGAAACGTTGGGGTGGGTACATTCGGCTAAAGACAAATATGACATTTGGAAAAACCTCGTTTACTTGTAACGATAACGAAATTATTAATTACACAGACGCTTCGTATTACCGATTTGACAAAAAACAGGTATCTAGATTTGGAATTACCGGGGGATTAGTACTTCGTTTTTTACCTTGGCTATATACTTCATTTGGTGTTGGATACGGAGAAAGAGAATTACAATGGCATGCAACTGCATATAGTTATTCAGATAACAACAATAGGTCTGAGTTTTGGTGTGAAAATACGTCCTCATCATATAAAGGAATTGAAACCGAGGCCGATGTAATAGTAAGGGTTTGGAAGAAACTTTACTTTAATGTTGGATTTAATTCTATTAATTTAGGATTCGTTGATCTTAATACTGGTTTGGGTTTTATTTTTTAATTAAATTGAATGATCAATTACCTTTTACTAATGAAAGTATGGATTTTGAGATTCGTCTTTGTTAATTCGGTTGTTGTTTAATGTTGCTAATAAATTATATAAAGATGGTTAAACCTTTAAATATCTATATAAAACTGATTACAATGTCAATCGGCTTTGTATTTTTGTATCAGTCCTGCCTGAACGACCCTTTTATGCCTGAAGAATTTCTGAATGCAACAATTCCTACCGTTGAAACTTTAAATGTAACTCATAAAACTGCAACAACTATAACGATTTCAGGAAATGTACTGCGGGAAAATGGAACTGAAGTTACAGAGCGAGGTTTTTGCTGGAGCACAGGAGATTCTCCTAAAGTTACTGTAGATAATAAGATTGAAGTCGGGGAGGGATTAGGGAACTTTACCGAAACTGTAAAAGGTCTTTTACCCAATCAGACTTATCGCATTAGGGCGTATGCTATAAATGCCAAAGGAATAGCCTATGGAGACATTGAGGAAGTAAAAACAATTGAAGGCTTGGGGGTTGTCAAAACCCTAGATGTAGATAGTATAAAGGCAAATTCTGCTGTATCAGGTGGTCTAATTGAAATTGATGGAGGTGATGGCGAAGAAATACTTTCAAGAGGTATATGTTTAGGTCGTGAATTTAATCCGACTGCCGAGATTCCAAGCACGATGGAAACAGATTCTTTTTCTTGTCGGATTACAGGACTTTTGCCTCTTACGAAATACTATTTTCGCGCATACGTAAAGAATACTGTGGGGATTTATTATGGTTCTACCGATTCGTTGGTTACAACATCTGGATTACCATCGATAGGGCCATTGAAGCTACTGAATGTCAGAACCTTTGATGCTGATCTGGAGTCAAATGTGCTTTCTGAAGGAGACGCTCTTGTCCAAACCCGTGGAATATGCTTTTCTAAAGCAGAAACTGTTTCGATAGCTGATGATACGATTCATGTAGGTTCAGGATTAGGCAAATTTACCGCCACATTAAAGAGCTTACGTCCTAATACAACCTATTATGCGCGTTCATTTGCAAAAAATTCATACGGAGTAGCATACAGCGATACTATTTGCTTTAAAACAATAAATGATCTTCCTGTAGTATCCACTATGCCTGTCACTGATATTGCTGATGGAAATGCAAAAGTTGGAGGAACTGTTCTCAGCCAGGGATATTCTGAACTTGTATCATGTGGAATCTGCTGGGCAACACATGATGTTCCAACAACAGAAGACAAGCTACTTAGTTTCTCACCGGGGATAGGTTTATTTTCCGGATATCTTCAGAAAATTACTGGAGGAAACACATATTACGTCAGGGCTTATGCAACTAACCGCAACGGAACGTCCTATGGCGAAACAGTAAGTTTTAAGGCTCCGTCTATTTTTGTCACTGTATCTTCATTAACAAAAGGATTAATTGGGTCGAATGGGTTTGCGATTTTTGGAAAAGCCTATGTTATTGGAGGAGATACTGGATTAGATTACACAGATGAGTTCTGGGAATACGATCCAGCATTTAACTCATGGAGAGGAAGGAAGTATCCAGCGAAAAGAAAATATTTAATCTCATTTTCTTCTGAATCGATGGCATATATTTTAGGAGGTTTAGATATCTCCCAACAAGCCACCAATAGATTTTATCGATATTATCCAGCAAGAAATGAATGGAAAGAATTGGCTCTATTTCCTGGTGAACCACGATGGAATGCATCTGGGGTATGCATTGCCAATCAATCTGGATATGTTATAGGGGGACTTACGTTAGCCGGAGCTCAAAATGAAGTTTGGAGATATAATATTCAGAATGGGGAATGGTTTAAAGAAGCCCCATTTCCGGTAAGCCAGTTCGGTGGCATTGCAGTAAGCAAAAATGATACTATATTTGCAGGACTTGGGCAAAAAAGCGAACTAGTAAACGAGAAAAGATTATGGTCTACTTCAGGAGATATGAGCGAATGGACTGAAGAAACACCTATACCTTCGCTTGCAACAGTATTCGGTGGAGTATTACTGAATGATTGCATATACGTGATTGATAGTAATACAAGAATCTGGGAATATAATATTAAACAAAAAATATGGACCAGAAAGCGTATTCTCGATGATTCAAAGAATACAAGTCTTTCCATGTTTTTATTGAATGGCGCGATTTATATATTGAATGAACAATCGTCTTTAATGACTAAATATGATCCGGTTTGGGATAATTAATTATGAACAGAAGTAAGATTTTAGAAGAAATACAAGTTAATGTAATAAAGTTATCTGCGCCGAATTTGCCGGAATACAAATATATTCCGTTACATCAGAAACCGTCGCCATCAGTGGATCAATTGAAACGGATAATGCAGTTGCTTCGTACAATTATTTTCCCTGGATTTTTCGGAAGCGAACAAGAAGCCCGGGAGCAATCTATGGAATATTATATGGGAGTTCATTTGGAACAACTTTATGATTTACTTCAGGAACAGATTTTTCATGGATTGTGTTTTGAGGTGGAGGGCTGTTCAGATTCAAAAGAACGTTCATCGACAATAGCTATTGAGTTTATAAACCGTATTCCACGAATCAAATATCTGCTTTCTACAGATATTAAGGCGATTCTTGACGGTGACCCTGCTGCTAAAAGTTTAAGTGAAATTATTTTTTGTTATCCAGCTGTTCAAGCAATTCTTCATCAAAGAGTAGCGCATAGTCTGTTGAAGCTTGGAGTGCCTGTCATTCCTCGTATTATTACAGAAATAGCACATTCGAATACTGGAATTGATATTCATCCCGGAGCACAGATTGGCGAGTATTTTAGTATCGATCATGGAACAGGAGTTGTGATTGGTCAGACTGCTATTATTGGCAATCATGTACGATTGTATCAAGGAGTAACACTAGGTGCAAAGAATTTTACCCTTGATGAAGAGGGTTTGCCTATTGATGTACCCCGACATCCCATATTGGAAGATTGGGTAACAGTATACTCAAATGCCTCTATTTTAGGCCGTATCACCATTGGAGAAGGTTCTGTAATTGGGGGAAATATCTGGCTTACACATAGCGTTCCTCCAAACTCAAAAGTCCTTCAGAGTGGAGCTGTAGATTGAAAATGGTAAGTTAGGATAGGACTTCTTCATAGTCATTAAATATTTTTAGTTTCATTTTGATTTTTCTTCAAGATTTGAATAAAATTTGAGAGAAATTCTTTATGTTTGTGATATATCTGTAGCGCAAACCTTAAATTGTTATTCCTATGAAGAAAATAAAAACGCCGGCAGATCTTCAGCTATTATACGAATCATTTCGTAAAACCATGTGCATTCGGGAAAATGACGAGTGTCCCGATGAAGTTTTTGAATCGTCCCCTCTGAAAGATCCAACGGATTGTAGTTCAGTTCTTGTTTGCGGTCGTGGAGGTTGCAGAGCTTCGCAAAGTGACACATTAATCGAGAAACTACAGACTGCACTCCGAAAAGAAGGTTTGGATGAAAAAATTAAGGTTATACAAACCGGATGCTTTGGATTTTGCGCACAGGGTCCAATCGTAAAAGTAGTTCCTGACAACACTTTTTACGTACAAGTGAAACCTGAAGATGCTGAAGAACTGATACATACACACTTCGTTGCCAAAAAATATTTAGAACGACTTCTTTATACAGATATTGAAACAAATCAGGTAATACGTGATCCCAGGCAAATGAGTTTTTATAAACCGCAGGTTCGTATTGCTTTGAGAAACTGCGGACTAATTAATCCTGAATCTATTGATGAGTATATTGCCAGGGGAGGATATGCCGCTTTATCTAAAGCGCTGGTTGAATTTAAGCCAGAGGATATTATTAATGAAATAAAGGAAAGTGGCTTAAGAGGCCGTGGTGGTGGTGGATTTCCAACAGGAATAAAATGGCAGATTACCAGAAACGCAAAAGGCAAACAGAAGTATGTTGTTTGTAATGCAGATGAAGGTGATCCCGGAGCTTTTATGGATCGATCTATTTTGGAAGGTGACCCTCATTCTGTTATAGAAGCAATGGCAATAAATGGTTATTGTACCGGAGCTTCAAAAGGTCTGGTATATATCCGTGCCGAATATCCTATGGCTGTAGAAGGTCTTAAAATTGCGATAAAACAAGCTCTGGAGTACGGATTGTTGGGTGATCAGATTATGGGTACCGATTTTTCCTTTGATATATCCATAAAATATGGAGCCGGAGCTTTCGTGTGCGGTGAAGAAACGGCATTAATTCACAGCATGGAAGGGAAACGTGGTGAAGCAACGGTTAAACCTCCTTTTCCGAGTGAGGAAGGGTATCTTGGCTGTCCGACAAATGTAAATAATGTAGAGACATTTGCCAATATCCCTACGATTCTGCTTAAGGGAGCCAACTGGTATAACAAAATTGGAACAACAAAAAGCAAGGGTACGAAAGTGTTTGCTTTAGCTGGTAAAATAAACAATGTGGGACTAATTGAAGTTCCGATGGGAATTACCTTGCGGGAAATAATCTACGGGATAGGAGGTGGTATTAAGAATGGAAAGAAGTTTAAAGCAGTACAAACAGGCGGACCTTCCGGTGGTTGTTTAACTGAAAAGCATTTGGATTTACCCATTGAATACGATACTTTACAGGCAGCAGGTTCCATGATGGGTTCGGGAGGGATGATTGTAATGGATGAAGATGATTGTATGGTAGCTATGGCGCAGTTTTATCTTGGTTTTACAGTCGAAGAATCGTGCGGAAAATGTTCACCTTGCCGGATAGGAAATAAAAGGCTATTTGAAATTCTTAACAAGATTACATCCGGAAAAGGAACAGAAGAGGACTTGAAGCGATTACGTAATTTGGGGGAAGTAATTAAGGATACTTCGCTTTGTGGATTAGGACAAACGTCTCCCAATCCAGTTTTGTCCACACTAGATAATTTTTATGAAGAATATCTTGCCCACGTAACCGAACAGCGTTGTCCAGCTCATCAGTGCCGTGATCTTACAGTTTATTATATCAATCCCAAAAAATGTACAGGTTGTACACTTTGTGCCCATGTCTGTCCGGTTCATGCTATTGTTGGCGAACGTAAAACCACGCATATTATTGATCCTAATTTATGCATTCGTTGTGGAAGTTGCCTTGAAAAGTGCAGGTTTGGAGCAATTTATGTTTATTAGGAGGAACTGAACTATGGAAAATATCAAATTAACAATAGATAAAAAAGAAGTAATTGTTCCAAAAGGAACTACTATTCTTGACGCTGCCAAAAAAGTAGGCATACGAATTCCGACTCTCTGTTTCATGAAACTCGAAGAATTTCATTATGAAAACAATCCGGGAAGCTGTCGGATATGTATTGTTGATGTAGCAGGAAATAAGAAACTGCTTCCTTCGTGCAAAACACTTTGTACTGAAGGAATGGTTGTCACAACCCATTCTCCGCGAGTTTTAAATGCAAGGCGTACAATTATGGAGTTGATTTTGTCAAATCACCCTTTTGAGTGCCTTACCTGTCGCAAGAACGGACATTGCGAACTTCAGAACCTTGCTAGTGAGCTTGGGATTCGGGAGATTCGCTACCCTGGAGAAAAGTCAACCTTTCCTCCAGATATCTCGCCAGCCATAGTTCGGGATCTTGACAAGTGTATCATGTGTCGCCGGTGCGAAACTATGTGTAACAGCGTACAGTCTGTTGGGGCTATTTCGGCAATTAACAGAGGATTTAATGCAATAATATCTACCGGTTTTGGTGAAGATATTGCTTTAGGAAATTGTACTTTTTGCGGACAATGTGTCGCTATTTGCCCGGTTGGGGCCTTGGGAGGAAATAGTAGTATAGAAGAAGTCCTCGAAGTCTTGGCTGACCCAACAAAAACCGTTGTTGCGCAAACTGCTCCGGCTGTTCGTACGGCGTTAGGAAAAGCTTTTGGAATGGAATCGGATTCGGCAGTAACAGGAAAGATGGTGTCGGCATTGCGCGCATTGGGATTTGACTATGTATTTGATACTGATTTTGCCGCAGACCTTACCATTATGGAAGAAGGTACTGAATTGCTTGGTCGTATTTCCAATTTGCTTGAAGGTAAAAGTGATGTCAAAATTCCCCTGATGACTAGTTGTTGTCCGGGATGGGTAAACTTTGTGGAACAAAATTATCCGGAACTAATAGACAATCTGTCTACAGCCAAAAGTCCGCAACAAATGATGGGTGCTGTTATTAAAAACTACTTCGCTGCCAAATTAAATATACCTCGAAAAAATGTAGTTGTAGTTTCGTTAATGCCCTGTCTCGCCAAAAAATTCGAGTGTTTAAGACCTGAAATGGGATCAGAAGACGATCCTGATGTAAATTATGTTTTATATACTCGTGAACTAGCGCGCCTTATTCGCTTTGCCAATGTTAATTTTGAAGAGTTGCCGGAAAGTAATTTTGATTCTCCTTTAGGTGAATCCACTGGAGCCGGCACTATTTTTGGTACAACCGGTGGAGTAATGGAGGCGGTGGTTCGCACCGCTTATTCAATCTATACAGGAAAACCTGCGCCTAAAATTGATTTTGAAGAGTTGCGTGGTTTCGAAGGAATCAAACAGGCAACGATTGATTTTAATGGTGTCCAAATAAAACTTGGAATTGCGCATGGTTTGGGTAATGCCCGGAAGTTGGCTGACAGTATTGTGAATGGTACATCTGATTTCCACGCTATCGAAGTAATGGCATGTCCTGGAGGTTGTATCGGTGGAGGAGGACAGCCTTTCCACCACGGCGATATGAGTGTACTTAAGAAACGGGCAACAGCTTTGTATGAAGTTGATAGACAGAAGACATTGAGAAAAAGTCATGAGAATCCGGCCGTTCGAAAGCTGTATGCTGATTTTCTGGGTACCCCTTGTGGACCACTTTCCCATAAATTGTTACACACGCATTATTTAGATCGGAAAAAGATTGTGGGTATATATCCTCACAATCAGGAAACAGCTAAAGAGATAGGTTCGATTTGTCTGTCGCCTCAAACTATTGAAGAGCTAAAAACGATTTGCAGTAAGTTTAATAATGATGCAGGTGAGCTGATTAATATATTGCATGCTGTTCAAGAACATGTGGGTTATTTACCTAAAGAGGTGCAGGAAGTTGTTGCAGAACAAGTAAGAATCCCATTGTCGAAAGTATATGGAGTGGTTACCTTTTAT is from uncultured Macellibacteroides sp. and encodes:
- a CDS encoding NADH-ubiquinone oxidoreductase-F iron-sulfur binding region domain-containing protein; this translates as MKKIKTPADLQLLYESFRKTMCIRENDECPDEVFESSPLKDPTDCSSVLVCGRGGCRASQSDTLIEKLQTALRKEGLDEKIKVIQTGCFGFCAQGPIVKVVPDNTFYVQVKPEDAEELIHTHFVAKKYLERLLYTDIETNQVIRDPRQMSFYKPQVRIALRNCGLINPESIDEYIARGGYAALSKALVEFKPEDIINEIKESGLRGRGGGGFPTGIKWQITRNAKGKQKYVVCNADEGDPGAFMDRSILEGDPHSVIEAMAINGYCTGASKGLVYIRAEYPMAVEGLKIAIKQALEYGLLGDQIMGTDFSFDISIKYGAGAFVCGEETALIHSMEGKRGEATVKPPFPSEEGYLGCPTNVNNVETFANIPTILLKGANWYNKIGTTKSKGTKVFALAGKINNVGLIEVPMGITLREIIYGIGGGIKNGKKFKAVQTGGPSGGCLTEKHLDLPIEYDTLQAAGSMMGSGGMIVMDEDDCMVAMAQFYLGFTVEESCGKCSPCRIGNKRLFEILNKITSGKGTEEDLKRLRNLGEVIKDTSLCGLGQTSPNPVLSTLDNFYEEYLAHVTEQRCPAHQCRDLTVYYINPKKCTGCTLCAHVCPVHAIVGERKTTHIIDPNLCIRCGSCLEKCRFGAIYVY